A stretch of Coccidioides posadasii str. Silveira chromosome 2, complete sequence DNA encodes these proteins:
- a CDS encoding uncharacterized protein (EggNog:ENOG410PZI3), with the protein MANSNHYENDDVQSEHESDIEQPELEQQPQEKPRPPARPGNKPESGRKQAQNNSFPTRQKQPVVQQQPAQPYPYYHNLPPRAEGYRPPVIRESRIKDRPYSKEARDSSMSVRIELDLEVEVDLYARVKGDVTIGLM; encoded by the exons ATGGCCAATTC AAATCACTACGAAAACGACGATGTCCAATCCGAGCACGAGTCCGATATTGAGCAGCCAGAGCTTGAACAACAACCACAGGAGAAGCCTCGGCCGCCAGCGAGGCCGGGAAATAAACCCGAGTCTGGGCGAAAGCAGGCACAAAACAATAGCTTCCCAACCCGCCAAAAGCAGCCCGTCGTCCAGCAGCAACCGGCTCAACCATATCCTTATTACCACAACCTCCCTCCGAGAGCCGAGGGTTACAGACCTCCTGTGATCCGTGAATCACGGATCAAAGACCGACCATACTCCAAAGAGGCACGTGATAGCAGCATGAGCGTAAGAATTGAGCTCGATCTGGAAGTGGAAGTTGATCTGTATGCGCGGGTCAAGGGTGACGTTACGATCGGATTGATGTAA
- a CDS encoding uncharacterized protein (EggNog:ENOG410Q5GW), whose product MAQFTPEQSLYISTIEVLSKANSADPSGLDPYVRDESPVSPLGEPFAWPSTSTGPDDEPNENKNCGSPSDSNRRNSFICRNCGFYNGRSNRSSPISCPPPSPPPPPPPPKSPPRQLRYSYLHQQLPQQYQVQEGPSPQQLPPQPQPQTQPQRQSRFYANLAPRTEPARHSTYIPTYSGSTSYPNMDGDDLALFSQSMLHLFSGAQSTSGRPATTSFETCNQSLCSPRKLVKRRKNERDGVPPQEKRHSTSFLGSFAKIFGTRRNTENGKEG is encoded by the coding sequence ATGGCCCAGTTTACCCCTGAACAAAGCCTTTATATTAGCACCATAGAGGTGCTAAGCAAGGCAAACAGCGCGGATCCTTCTGGTCTTGATCCATATGTTCGTGATGAATCACCAGTGTCGCCGCTTGGGGAACCGTTCGCTTGGCCCTCCACGTCGACAGGCCCGGATGACGAGCCGaacgaaaacaaaaattgTGGGAGCCCATCGGATTCGAATCGAAGAAATTCATTTATTTGTCGCAACTGTGGTTTCTACAACGGCAGATCCAACAGATCGAGCCCTATTTCTTGCCCACCACCGAGCCCGCCTCCCCCTCCGCCGCCGCCCAAGTCACCGCCTCGACAGCTACGATACTCGTACCTACATCAACAGCTGCCACAACAATACCAAGTGCAAGAAGGGCCCAGTCCACAGCAGTTACCGCCACAGCCGCAACCACAGACGCAGCCACAAAGGCAGTCAAGGTTTTACGCGAACCTGGCTCCCCGCACAGAACCGGCGCGGCATTCCACATACATCCCCACCTACTCGGGAAGCACATCGTATCCCAACATGGACGGCGATGACCTAGCTTTGTTCTCGCAGTCAATGCTACACCTGTTTTCTGGTGCGCAAAGCACTTCTGGGCGACCTGCCACAACGTCATTTGAAACGTGCAATCAGAGCCTTTGCAGCCCGCGAAAATTGGTAAAACGTCGAAAGAATGAGCGAGATGGGGTTCCTCCTCAAGAAAAAAGGCATTCGACTAGCTTTTTGGGTAGCTTCGCAAAAATTTTCGGGACGCGGAGAAACACAGAGAACGGCAAGGAAGGTTGA
- the HHF1_2 gene encoding Histone H4 (EggNog:ENOG410PPJQ~COG:B), whose translation MTGRGKGGKGLGKGGAKRHRKILRDNIQGITKPAIRRLARRGGVKRISAMIYEETRSVLKTFLEGVIRDAVTYTEHAKRKTVTSLDVVYALKRQGRTLYGFGG comes from the exons ATGACTGGAC GCGGAAAAGGTGGCAAGGGTCTTGGAAAGGGTGGTGCCAAGCGTCACAGAAAGATTCTTCGTGACAACATTCAAGGAATCACAAAGCCTGCTATCCGTCGTCTTGCCCGCCGTGGCGGTGTCAAGCGTATCTCAGCCA TGATCTATGAAGAGACTCGATCTGTCCTGAAGACCTTCCTCGAGGGAGTCATTCGCGATGCCGTCACATACACTGAGCACGCCAAGAGAAAGACCGTCACATCTTTGGACGTTGTTTATGCCTTGAAACGTCAAGGAC GCACTCTCTATGGTTTCGGTGGTTAA
- the HHT1 gene encoding histone H3.1 (EggNog:ENOG410PN02~COG:B) — translation MARTKQTARKSTGGKAPRKQIAAKAARKAAPSTGGVKKPHRYKPGTVALREIRRYQKSTELLIRKLPFQRLVREIAQDFKSDLRFQSSAIGALQESVEAYLVSLFEDTNLCAIHAKRVTIQSKDIQLARRLRGERS, via the exons ATGGCTAGAACCAAGCAGACTGCCC GTAAATCTACCGGTGGCAAGGCCCCGCGTAAGCAAATCGCAGCCAAGGCTGCTCGTAAGGCTGCCCCATCTACCGGTGGTGTCAAGAAGCCTCACCGCTACAAGCCTG GTACCGTCGCTCTCCGTGAAATCCGTCGCTACCAGAAGTCTACCGAGCTCTTGATCCGCAAGCTTCCCTTCCAGCGATTGGTCCGTGAAATTGCTCAAGACTTCAAGTCCGACCTTCGCTTCCAGTCTTCTGCCATCGGTGCTCTTCAGGAATCCGTTGAGGCCTACCTCGTCTCCCTCTTCGAAGATACCAACCTTTGCGCCATCCACGCCAAGCGTGTCACCATCCAGTCCAAGGACATCCAACTTGCTCGTCGTCTGCGCGGTGAACGTTCGTAA
- a CDS encoding uncharacterized protein (EggNog:ENOG410PNQ5~COG:S) — MKLIAKGGLSVSAAVRRQTTRRSALLRRNKSTAANNEPPLSQPTSPAKGAGTVKPSPGSPASQPHPHTSATASAGGPVPSVPESPSRSVHQIIKASPLGKAARWYSREQYKRPYWTQMWSTLVIYLCADLCAQLVVSGGEASETNEKEDDKGAVPSSQDARDEITGLWSGYDPLRTARHLTVGAVAAIPVYRWFMFLHRNFNYSSKALSILTKVAVSQTVFTPTFNTYFFTMQSLLSGATLEDTWERVKKAVPNSVMNSVKLWPGVTAFLFLYVEPQFRSIVSGVVAVGWQTYLSWLNQKAAKEVRQAASLEKVELLEGTSTRKSAIL; from the exons ATGAAACTCATCGCTAAAGGCGGATTGTCCGTCTCGGCCGCGGTTAGACGACAGACGACTCGTCGATCAGCACTATTACGTCGGAACAAATCGACCGCTGCTAACAATGAACCTCCCTTGTCCCAACCAACGTCACCGGCTAAAGGCGCGGGCACCGTAAAGCCTTCGCCGGGCAGTCCGGCTTCACAGCCGCATCCTCACACTTCTGCGACCGCATCTGCTGGAGGACCAGTCCCCTCAGTGCCGGAATCGCCTTCGCGTTCGGTGCATCAGATTATAAAGGCTAGTCCGCTTGGGAAGGCGGCGCGATGGTATAGCCGTGAGCAGTATAAGCGGCCGTACTGGACGCAGATGTGGAGTACTCTTGTTATATACCTCTGCGCCGATCTCTGCGCACAGTTGGTGGTGTCTGGTGGAGAGGCTTCAGAGACTAATGAAAAGGAGGATGACAAGGGAGCCGTGCCTTCGAGTCAGGATGCACGAGACGAGATCACGGGTCTCTGGTCGGGATACGATCCTCTGAGAACTGCGAGACATCTGACAGTTGGCGCTGTTGCAGCTATACCTGTCTATAGATG GTTCATGTTCCTCCACCGCAATTTCAATTATTCCTCCAAAGCCCTCTCAATCCTCACCAAAGTCGCCGTGTCGCAAACTGTTTTCACACCTACTTTCAATACATATTTCTTCACCATGCAATCGCTCCTCTCCGGGGCGACTCTCGAAGATACCTGGGAGCGAGTTAAGAAAGCTGTACCGAACAGTGTCATGAATAGTGTCAAACTATGGCCTGGCGTCACCGCTTTCTTGTTCCTTTACGTGGAGCCACAGTTCCGCAGCATCGTTTCTGGTGTCGTCGCCGTCGGTTGGCAAACTTATCTGAGCTGGCTGAACCAAAAGGCTGCGAAAGAAGTTAGACAGGCTGCTTCTTTGGAGAAAGTGGAACTCCTTGAAGGCACCAGCACTCGGAAAAGCGCAATCCTTTAA
- a CDS encoding uncharacterized protein (EggNog:ENOG410PKNI~COG:S~BUSCO:7204at33183): MPCCSPREAAHGSEVSGDDAKYGAYHSDYGTDFTSEEEEILIGLVDKFVETQGSDPGGAATSGLILQSATAFESASAAIPDIEDHVYVSGLQISEDQGGGELSPTLQAILEVWETLSDYGIEDIAGCKGVEHPDSAHRPEKERLQDEQTSQQQAAEAITNGDSKPKPNTTNIDNRSPLERFRKAPMKGLSVTDLISPAWCELQYWYTLTKHGRKIQTPAMKQGSAMHKKLEEEVHVTVPVEVLTREDGWALRIWNVIQGLQSLRTTGTTRELQVWGVIDGEIVTGIIDELSYECPDPDLEAASDPGSIEVRSATSLTPEGKSLSNYLLSAAGGGKTLSEFASTKTSWTGGVVPAPSTTGKKIYITDIKTRRSSAKPPTVSSIAFRPTLIQLHLYYHMLTRLITSDDITIDAIASRHRLKTDQPFSDVFIAQVGSLNDGFLDINSSPQSNPDSDQTTPSSNEQDSVSILLKHNSLSSLWSLMKEHFHLTFLPKPQIPEIPNVPGEENANDNKISPPTLLSPLLTAEYISSTSDPSKPMEYIGSRSFFFDANDLYPYLADGMRFWRGGRSAKGVGMVEAWKCRICEFRDECEWREAKEKEIIGKGKGKKQAKEKDEVNEINDQGQ; the protein is encoded by the exons ATGCCCTGCTGTTCGCCACGCGAAGCCGCCCATGGTTCCGAGGTATCTGGCGACGACGCGAAGTACGGCGCGTACCACAGTGATTACGGCACTGATTTCACgtcagaagaagaagaaattttgATCGGACTAGTGGATAAATTCGTGGAGACACAGGGCAGCGACCCGGGTGGTGCCGCGACTAGCGGTTTAATACTCCAGAGCGCGACAGCGTTTGAGTCGGCATCTGCAGCGATACCGGATATAGAAGACCATGTCTATGTCTCTGGTTTGCAGATCAGCGAGGACCAGGGTGGAGGGGAGCTCAGTCCGACTCTCCAGGCGATCTTGGAAGTTTGGGAGACATTGTCTGACTACGGGATCGAAGACATTGCCGGCTGCAAGGGTG TCGAGCATCCAGATTCCGCGCATCGCCCGGAGAAAGAGCGCCTACAAGATGAACAAACAAGCCAGCAGCAGGCTGCTGAAGCGATCACGAATGGAGATTCGAAGCCGAAGCCGAATACCACCAATATAGACAATAGGTCACCTTTAGAGCGATTCCGCAAGGCACCTATGAAAGGTCTCTCCGTCACAGACCTGATCTCCCCGGCCTGGTGTGAGCTACAGTACTGGTATACCCTGACAAAACATGGACGCAAGATTCAGACACCGGCAATGAAGCAAGGGAGTGCAATGCATAAAAAACTGGAGGAAGAGGTCCATGTCACCGTTCCAGTAGAGGTGCTAACGAGGGAAGATGGGTGGGCTTTGAGAATATGGAATGTGATACAGGGCTTGCAGTCGCTGAGAACAACTGGAACGACAAGAGAACTGCAAGTATGGGGTGTTATTGATGGCGAAATAGTAACTGGCATCATTGACGAGCTTTCCTACGAATGCCCTGATCCTGATCTCGAAGCAGCTTCGGATCCAGGATCGATAGAAGTACGATCAGCAACATCTTTAACCCCTGAAGGAAAGTCTTTATCGAATTATTTGCTGTCTGCTGCTGGAGGTGGTAAAACACTCTCAGAGTTCGCATCAACAAAGACTAGTTGGACTGGAGGAGTAGTCCCTGCGCCGTCGACAACAGGGAAAAAGATATACATCACAGATATCAAAACGAGGCGCTCTTCTGCAAAACCGCCAACTGTATCAAGCATAGCGTTTCGACCTACCCTTATACAGCTTCATCTATATTATCATATGCTCACCAGACTCATAACTAGCGACGATATCACAATCGATGCGATAGCTTCGCGACACCGCTTGAAAACCGACCAACCTTTTTCCGATGTTTTTATTGCTCAGGTGGGCAGTCTCAACGATGGCTTTCTGGACATCAACTCGTCGCCACAATCAAATCCAGACAGCGATCAAACGACTCCCTCGTCGAATGAGCAAGATTCCGTCTCCATCCTTCTAAAACACAATTCGCTCTCGAGTCTCTGGTCCCTTATGAAAGAGCACTTCCACCTTACATTCCTGCCCAAACCACAAATACCTGAAATACCCAATGTCCCGGGTGAAGAGAACGCCAACGACAATAAAATTTCCCCACCTACCCTCCTATCGCCCCTTCTAACAGCAGAGTACATCTCTTCGACGTCCGATCCATCGAAACCCATGGAATACATTGGTAGCAGATCGTTCTTCTTCGACGCCAACGACTTATATCCTTATCTAGCTGACGGCATGCGTTTCTGGCGAGGAGGTAGATCAGCGAAAGGTGTTGGCATGGTAGAAGCGTGGAAGTGTCGGATCTGTGAGTTTAGGGACGAATGCGAGTGGAGAGAAGCGAAGGAGAAGGAAATTataggaaaaggaaagggaaaaaagcaagcgaaagaaaaagatgaaGTCAACGAAATAAATGATCAAGGCCAATAA
- the ARO1 gene encoding 3-dehydroquinate dehydratase (3-dehydroquinase) (EggNog:ENOG410PG20~COG:E): MAAPTTIKILGRDSIVADFGIWKRHVADDLLTNCSSSTYILISDTTLTPLYVPSFQAAFENAASGLTPKPRLLTYAIPPGELSKSRQTKADIEDWMLSRQPPCGRDTVIIALGGGVIGDLIGYVAATYMRGVRFVQVPTTLLAMVDSSIGGKTAIDTPHGKNLIGAIWQPQKIYLDMEFLNTLPEREFINGMAEVIKTAAISSEEDFAALEKNADAILSAVKSENTPERPRFGGIQEILKLTILASARFKADVVSKDEREGGLRNLLNFGHSIGHAIEGILAPQILHGECVAIGMVKEAELARHLGLLKNVAVPRLVKCLASYGLPTSLKDSRIRRLSAGKHCSVDQLLAFMAVDKKNAGPKKKVVLLSAIGRTHEQQASVVSNEDIKIVLAPSIEVSPGVPKSLQVTCTPPGSKSISNRALVLAALGSGTCRIKNLLHSDDTEVMLNALERLGAATFSWEEEGEVLVVHGNGGTLKASPEELYLGNAGTASRFLTTVATLANNGTVSSTVLTGNARMKQRPIGALVDSLRANGAGVEYLETNGCLPLKIDASGGFAGGEISLAAKISSQYVSSLLMCAPYAKEPVTLKLVGGKPISQQYIDMTTAMMRSFGIDVKRSTTEEHTYHIPQGKYVNPAEYIIESDASSATYPLAVAAITGTTCTIPNIGSKSLQGDARFAVDVLRPMGCEVSQSEYSTTVTAPKDGVLKPLPNVDMEPMTDAFLTASVLAAVATGSPNRTTRIFGIANQRVKECNRIRAMKDELAKFGVICREHDDGLEIDGIDRSTLLQPPHGVHCYDDHRVAMSFSVLSLTAPKPTLILEKECVGKTWPGWWDTLAQLFKAKLEGVELKSSTKQKAEKPAASIFIIGMRGAGKTTSGLWAAKALKRPFIDLDVELESTIGKTIPEIIKERGWEGFREAELALLQKVIREKPTGYVFACGGGIVETQEGRDLLVQYHKANGNVLLLMRDIKEVMDFLKIDKTRPAYVEDMMGVWLRRKPWYQQCSNFQFYSQQSTQDEMGRALESFSRFLRVITGEVDHLSLLKKKPQSFFVSLTLPDLRPSAEILRDVTLGSDAVELRVDLLVDPSSANDIPSVDYVAEQISMLRSRVSLPLVFTIRTKSQGGRFPDDAHDAALDLYRLAVRMGSEFVDLEVTFPEHILRAVTEMKGFSKIIASHHDVSGSLSWANGSWGQFYNKALQYGDIIKLVGVAKCLDDNIALRKFKTWAQDAHEIPVIAINMGEKGRLSRILNGFMTPVSHPKLPFKAAPGQLSAQDIRKGLSLMGEIEPRKFAIFGKPVSASRSPAMHNALFAQVGLPHAYSRLETDNVEDVREFIHAPDFGGASVTIPLKLDIMPLLDEISPEAQVIGAVNTIVPIPRGPGDMTGYPRLIGYNTDWQGMVRCLRHGKAISPSFADTAVPGLVIGGGGTARAAIHALYSMSYSPIYLIGRSEAKVAEMASTFPEKYSVQVLKDATSLENLPMVAIGTIPGDRPIDPSMREVLCRLFENAARVDSELSAKGEVPAKRILLEMAYKPDITPLSQLASDSGWSTIPGLEALVGQGVHQFELWTGITPVYQDARAAVMNPGTDNRG; this comes from the exons ATGGCCGCCCCTACAACCATCAAAATCCTCGGTCGCGATAGCATCGTCGCCGACTTTGGCATTTGGAAGCGTCATGTGGCCGATGACTTGCTCACCAATTGCTCCTCTTCGACATATATTCTCATCTCCGATACCACCCTGACTCCTTTATACGTTCCAAGCTTTCAAGCAGCTTTTGAAAATGCAGCGTCGGGTCTAACCCCCAAACCACGCCTTCTCACTTACGCTATTCCTCCCGGAGAGTTGTCAAAGTCTCGTCAGACAAAGGCAGACATCGAAGACTGGATGCTGAGTCGCCAGCCACCATGTGGTCGCGACACTGTCATAATTGCTCTTGGTGGGGGAGTGATTGGCGATCTAATCGGCTACGTAGCAGCGACATACATGCGTGGAGTCCGCTTCGTCCAAGTGCCTACAACATTGCTGGCCATGGTGGATTCGTCAATCGGTGGCAAGACTGCGATTGATACACCTCACGGAAAAAACTTGATTGGTGCGATTTGGCAGCCACAAAAAATTTATCTAGATATGGAATTTTTGAACACACTGCCAGAGAGAGAATTCATCAATGGGATGGCTGAAGTGATCAAG ACTGCTGCCATATCCAGCGAAGAAGACTTTGCGGCTTTAGAAAAGAATGCGGATGCTATCCTTTCAGCAGTGAAGTCGGAAAACACTCCAGAGCGTCCACGGTTTGGTGGGATTCAAGAGATTTTGAAGTTAACAATTTTAGCATCTGCAAGATTCAAAGCCGATGTCGTGTCTAAAGACGAAAGAGAGGGCGGTCTGCGCAACCTTCTCAACTTTGGCCATTCCATTGGACATGCTATCGAAGGCATACTCGCGCCACAGATCCTTCATGGGGAATGTGTCGCTATAGGCATGGTCAAAGAGGCCGAATTGGCTCGACATCTCGGACTTTTGAAGAACGTTGCAGTGCCTCGTCTTGTTAAATGTTTGGCAAGTTACGGACTACCAACATCTCTAAAGGATTCACGAATAAGGCGACTAAGTGCCGGAAAACATTGTAGCGTTGACCAGCTCCTCGCATTTATGGCTGTCGATAAGAAAAACGCTGgcccaaagaaaaaagttgTTCTCTTATCCGCCATCGGTCGTACTCATGAGCAGCAAGCGAGTGTTGTATCGAATGAAGATATCAAAATCGTGCTCGCACCAAGCATTGAGGTCTCCCCCGGTGTTCCCAAATCCCTGCAAGTCACTTGCACCCCTCCAGGATCGAAAAGTATTTCAAACAGAGCTCTTGTTTTGGCCGCTCTCGGTTCCGGTACCTGTCGCATCAAGAACCTTCTGCATTCAGATGACACGGAAGTCATGCTCAATGCGCTAGAGCGCCTGGGAGCCGCAACATTCTCCTGGGAGGAAGAAGGTGAGGTCCTTGTTGTTCATGGTAATGGGGGTACTTTAAAAGCTAGCCCTGAAGAGCTATACTTGGGCAATGCTGGGACGGCGTCGAGATTCCTCACCACGGTTGCAACTCTTGCCAACAACGGCACTGTTAGTTCCACCGTTCTTACAGGAAATGCACGAATGAAGCAACGGCCAATTGGTGCCCTTGTTGACTCCTTGAGGGCCAATGGTGCAGGCGTCGAATACTTGGAGACCAATGGATGCCTTCCCCTAAAAATCGACGCTTCAGGGGGGTTTGCAGGAGGAGAAATCAGTCTCGCTGCTAAAATATCCTCTCAGTACGTGTCGTCTTTGCTGATGTGCGCCCCTTATGCGAAAGAGCCGGTAACTCTGAAGCTTGTCGGCGGTAAGCCAATTTCACAACAATACATCGATATGACAACCGCTATGATGCGATCATTTGGGATCGATGTAAAGCGTTCAACCACTGAAGAACATACATATCACATTCCTCAAGGCAAATATGTGAATCCAGCAGAATATATTATCGAAAGTGATGCAAGTTCGGCAACATATCCCCTCGCCGTCGCTGCAATTACTGGTACTACATGTACGATTCCCAACATTGGATCCAAGTCCTTACAGGGAGATGCGCGGTTTGCAGTAGATGTTTTGAGACCTATGGGGTGTGAGGTCAGTCAATCTGAATATTCGACTACCGTTACTGCGCCCAAGGATGGAGTCCTCAAGCCATTGCCAAACGTCGATATGGAGCCTATGACGGATGCTTTCCTGACCGCCTCAGTACTTGCTGCCGTTGCAACGGGAAGTCCAAATCGTACAACCAGAATTTTCGGCATTGCAAATCAACGGGTTAAGGAATGCAACCGAATTAGAGCGATGAAGGATGAGCTGGCAAAATTCGGAGTTATTTGTCGAGAGCACGATGACGGCCTAGAAATTGATGGTATTGATCGCTCTACGTTGTTGCAGCCTCCGCACGGAGTCCATTGCTACGATGACCACCGTGTAGCAATGAGCTTCAGTGTTCTCTCTTTAACAGCGCCCAAACCCACCCTCAtccttgaaaaagaatgtGTAGGAAAAACTTGGCCTGGCTGGTGGGATACCTTGGCACAGCTTTTCAAAGCCAAACTCGAAGGTGTTGAATTAAAATCATCTACGAAACAAAAAGCTGAAAAGCCTGCAGCATCAATTTTCATTATTGGAATGCGAGGTGCCGGGAAGACAACAAGCGGACTTTGGGCAGCTAAGGCTTTGAAGCGCCCATTCATTGACCTCGATGTGGAACTTGAAAGCACCATTGGCAAGACAATCCCGGAAATTATCAAAGAGCGAGGCTGGGAAGGTTTCAGGGAAGCAGAACTGGCACTCTTGCAGAAAGTCATACGCGAGAAACCAACAGGATATGTGTTCGCTTGCGGAGGTGGGATTGTCGAAACTCAAGAGGGCCGTGACCTTCTCGTGCAATATCATAAAGCCAATGGAAACGTTCTTCTGCTTATGCGAGATATTAAAGAGGTCATGGATTTCTTAAAGATCGACAAGACACGACCAGCCTATGTTGAGGATATGATGGGCGTGTGGCTTCGTCGAAAGCCTTGGTACCAGCAATGCAGCAACTTCCAGTTTTACAGCCAGCAAAGCACTCAAGACGAGATGGGCAGGGCTCTAGAAAGCTTCTCGCGTTTCTTAAGGGTCATTACTGGGGAGGTTGACCACCTTTCtcttttgaagaagaagccacAGTCTTTTTTCGTTTCCTTGACGCTTCCTGATCTGCGCCCTTCTGCGGAGATATTGCGCGATGTTACCCTGGGCTCGGATGCTGTAGAGTTACGTGTCGATTTGCTTGTGGACCCATCTTCTGCCAACGATATTCCGTCTGTCGACTACGTTGCTGAACAGATATCAATGCTTCGTAGTCGCGTATCTCTTCCGCTTGTGTTTACTATCCGAACCAAAAGCCAAGGTGGCCGTTTCCCTGATGATGCACATGATGCAGCTCTGGATCTCTATCGGCTTGCTGTGCGTATGGGATCAGAGTTTGTTGACCTCGAAGTTACATTCCCCGAGCACATCCTCCGCGCTGTGACTGAGATGAAGGGCTTTTCCAAGATTATTGCTTCCCACCATGACGTTTCTGGCAGTCTATCCTGGGCTAACGGATCCTGGGGTCAGTTCTACAACAAGGCATTGCAATATGGAGATATCATAAAGCTGGTTGGAGTCGCTAAATGTTTAGACGACAATATTGCTCTCAGAAAATTTAAGACCTGGGCACAAGATGCGCATGAAATACCTGTGATTGCTATCAATATGGGGGAAAAGGGTAGGCTCAGTCGTATCCTGAACGGTTTTATGACACCCGTGTCTCATCCAAAACTTCCTTTCAAAGCAGCACCCGGCCAGCTTTCCGCACAAGATATCAGAAAAGGGTTGTCATTAATGGGTGAAATTGAACCAAGGAAGTTTGCAATCTTTGGAAAACCCGTTTCCGCGTCCAGGTCGCCCGCAATGCACAACGCCTTGTTTGCACAAGTCGGCCTGCCCCATGCCTATAGCCGTCTGGAAACAGACAATGTGGAAGATGTCAGGGAATTTATCCACGCCCCTGATTTTGGGGGTGCTTCCGTCACGATCCCTCTTAAGCTCGACATCATGCCATTACTTGATGAAATTTCGCCAGAAGCCCAAGTGATCGGAGCCGTTAACACCATCGTGCCTATCCCACGTGGCCCAGGTGATATGACGGGTTATCCACGCCTTATTGGCTATAATACCGACTGGCAGGGTATGGTCCGATGCCTACGTCACGGCAAAGCAATCTCACCATCGTTCGCTGACACTGCTGTGCCTGGCCTCGTAATTGGTGGTGGCGGCACTGCCCGGGCAGCTATCCACGCTCTCTACAGTATGAGTTACTCTCCCATCTACCTCATTGGCCGCTCAGAAGCCAAAGTGGCTGAAATGGCGTCGACTTTCCCCGAGAAATATAGTGTCCAGGTTCTCAAGGACGCAACATCCTTAGAAAATCTCCCTATGGTGGCAATTGGCACTATCCCAGGAGATCGGCCGATTGACCCCAGCATGAGAGAAGTTTTGTGTCGCCTATTTGAAAATGCAGCTCGCGTTGATTCTGAGCTGTCTGCGAAAGGAGAGGTGCCAGCAAAAAGAATTTTACTGGAGATGGCCTATAAACCCGATATTACGCCCTTGAGCCAATTGGCTAGCGACTCTGGTTGGTCGACAATTCCTGGCttggaggcattggttgGACAAGGAGTACATCAG TTCGAGCTCTGGACCGGAATTACGCCTGTCTACCAAGACGCAAGA GCTGCAGTCATGAATCCGGGCACCGACAACCGAGGCTGA